From the candidate division KSB1 bacterium genome, one window contains:
- a CDS encoding PEGA domain-containing protein: MEVAKVLDDKYEIIYEIKRGGFGVIYYGRDRLFDKPVAIKAIPPELIGEARYIDIFQAESLAIARLNHRNIVRIYDIRRGEGGQFYIIMEYVDGIDLGKLIRASRKEPALLPPYLAAYIVAEICAGLDYAHTRRDPDTHQPLHLVHQDISPGNIMLNRLGEVKIIDFGLAGARRHQADNHRKNEVVVQGKLTYLAPEQVNGSGSLDQRADLFSLGVVFYEALTGQRLFKEQDAETMIRHLRNGEWDLSLLAENRVPAALIKIVEKAIQREPSQRFQSANQMYMELMSYLSQHAPALDYAMELANAVARVAPAQESRAASGADSESGRLGGFAGFEEMPAADPHAGEATTLNDVFTAEGGDDRGFEATPRNRSTAQQPRSSNTAQDEFEWRSGTTQRDFPEELELTPEPEDVEQRAKGGSEPQDVAFYKVIAEEEEEEEVRTIIDVIRLSARSHKKTIFLSVGGVLAAFLLFTLVDTFTRWTAWGASIYDFLFPPAIRLVSFPPNAQVYLDDRLLPKTTPLAIEKISPGVHKLTLTLPRFEPITRSIQVAPQGRASIIGEGPRDQNLPYVFRFKTVLEISSKPEGAEVYLNNVKYTQLTPCRVVWEVGDPLEIEMRKEGLSPLRGFTLNTLEGIETITDRRLWRFQRIEEQREHYALEGIFAKAITITSVPDHAEIYVNDGTSPMGMTGYSSELLLATGSHTITLQKPGFLPKSFSITVDANTPSTYHEVLSRVVRIFAKDGSDPGDNDIGARVVELISGGQRVRTRSTTPCELTLLPYTYTAILSKEGYQDYTLTIPPTGNIAIARMEGERIEVEVVVQDEQTEAPLSGVQISYQPLTQPNAVPAFFGQTEENGTAVNKLAPGQYRFRVKKFGYRLAVKELKVSATNKRLVFKLQSVS; the protein is encoded by the coding sequence ATGGAAGTCGCAAAAGTTTTGGACGACAAATATGAGATAATCTACGAGATCAAACGCGGCGGATTCGGCGTCATCTATTACGGCCGTGACCGCCTGTTTGACAAGCCGGTCGCGATCAAGGCTATTCCGCCGGAGTTGATCGGCGAGGCCAGATACATCGACATTTTCCAGGCAGAGTCGCTGGCAATTGCGCGCCTCAATCATCGCAATATCGTGCGCATCTATGACATCCGGCGCGGCGAGGGCGGCCAGTTCTACATCATCATGGAATATGTCGATGGCATCGATCTGGGCAAACTCATCCGCGCCAGCCGCAAAGAGCCGGCGCTGTTGCCGCCCTATCTCGCCGCCTACATCGTGGCGGAGATTTGCGCCGGCCTGGACTATGCCCACACCCGGCGGGACCCGGACACCCACCAGCCCCTGCATCTCGTGCATCAGGACATTTCGCCTGGGAATATCATGCTGAACCGTCTGGGCGAAGTGAAAATCATCGATTTTGGTCTGGCCGGCGCACGCCGCCATCAGGCTGACAACCACCGCAAGAATGAAGTGGTGGTGCAGGGCAAACTGACCTATCTGGCGCCGGAGCAGGTGAATGGCAGCGGCAGCCTGGATCAACGCGCGGATTTGTTCTCCCTGGGCGTGGTCTTCTATGAAGCGCTCACCGGCCAGCGGCTGTTCAAGGAGCAGGATGCCGAGACCATGATCCGGCATCTGCGCAACGGCGAGTGGGATCTCTCCCTGCTGGCGGAAAATCGTGTGCCGGCTGCCTTGATCAAAATTGTCGAGAAGGCGATTCAGCGCGAGCCGAGTCAGCGGTTTCAATCGGCCAACCAAATGTACATGGAGCTGATGAGCTATCTCTCGCAGCATGCGCCCGCATTGGACTATGCCATGGAACTGGCGAACGCGGTGGCGCGGGTCGCACCGGCACAAGAATCGCGTGCCGCTTCTGGCGCCGACAGCGAGTCCGGCCGGTTGGGCGGCTTTGCGGGCTTTGAAGAGATGCCGGCTGCCGACCCGCACGCGGGGGAAGCCACAACCCTGAACGATGTGTTTACGGCAGAAGGCGGCGACGACCGGGGTTTTGAAGCGACGCCCAGGAATCGTTCCACCGCGCAGCAGCCGCGCAGCAGCAACACAGCACAGGACGAGTTCGAATGGCGCAGCGGCACAACCCAGCGGGATTTCCCCGAGGAGCTCGAGCTCACGCCCGAGCCCGAGGATGTTGAGCAACGTGCCAAAGGCGGCAGTGAACCGCAGGATGTTGCCTTTTACAAGGTCATCGCCGAGGAGGAAGAGGAAGAGGAAGTCCGCACCATTATCGATGTGATTCGCCTGTCGGCACGCTCACACAAGAAGACGATTTTCCTGAGCGTCGGGGGTGTGCTGGCAGCATTCCTGTTGTTTACGCTGGTGGACACCTTCACGCGCTGGACGGCATGGGGCGCCTCGATTTACGACTTTCTCTTTCCGCCGGCCATCCGGCTGGTTTCCTTTCCACCGAATGCCCAGGTCTATCTCGACGACCGCCTGCTGCCGAAAACCACGCCGCTGGCGATCGAGAAGATTTCACCGGGGGTGCACAAGCTGACCCTCACCCTGCCCCGCTTCGAGCCGATCACGCGCTCCATTCAAGTGGCGCCACAAGGCCGCGCCTCAATCATCGGGGAGGGCCCGCGCGATCAGAATCTGCCGTATGTTTTCCGCTTCAAGACCGTTCTGGAGATTTCTTCGAAGCCGGAGGGTGCCGAGGTCTACTTGAACAATGTCAAGTATACCCAGCTCACGCCCTGCCGGGTGGTGTGGGAGGTGGGCGATCCGCTGGAAATCGAGATGCGCAAAGAGGGTCTCTCGCCGCTGCGCGGCTTCACGCTCAACACGCTGGAGGGCATCGAGACCATCACGGACCGGCGGCTTTGGCGTTTTCAACGCATTGAAGAACAGCGCGAACACTACGCGCTGGAAGGCATCTTTGCCAAGGCCATCACCATCACCTCGGTTCCCGATCATGCCGAAATTTACGTCAATGACGGCACCAGCCCGATGGGCATGACCGGCTACAGCAGCGAACTGCTGCTGGCCACCGGCAGCCACACCATCACCCTGCAGAAGCCCGGCTTTCTGCCCAAGTCCTTCAGCATTACGGTTGACGCCAACACGCCTTCGACCTACCACGAGGTCTTGTCGCGCGTGGTGCGCATCTTTGCCAAAGACGGCTCCGATCCCGGCGACAATGACATCGGGGCGCGCGTGGTGGAGTTGATCTCCGGCGGGCAGCGTGTGCGCACCCGCTCCACCACGCCATGCGAGTTGACGCTGCTGCCCTACACCTACACCGCCATTCTGTCCAAGGAAGGTTATCAGGATTACACCCTGACCATCCCGCCCACCGGCAACATCGCAATTGCCCGCATGGAAGGTGAGCGGATCGAGGTGGAAGTGGTGGTGCAGGATGAACAAACCGAGGCCCCCTTGAGCGGCGTGCAGATCAGTTATCAACCGCTGACGCAGCCCAATGCCGTGCCCGCCTTTTTCGGCCAGACCGAGGAGAATGGCACGGCGGTCAACAAGCTGGCGCCGGGGCAATACCGTTTTCGTGTCAAAAAGTTCGGCTATCGGCTGGCGGTGAAGGAGCTGAAAGTGAGCGCCACGAACAAGCGCCTGGTGTTCAAACTGCAGTCGGTTTCATGA
- a CDS encoding FHA domain-containing protein, with translation MPKLVLKKKAEVLAEFQLKGANTVFTVGSQAGNDVVIADRQVSMNHLHIERQGNRYFVRDLKSAFGTQVNNRRIHDRTEIHDGDVIQIGDHTLVFRNPLEAAEAPAGDRAGRNPANDFWSDVKDAVIDVMQGEATSPGEPAAEPRFFDINEPSDQDRIKRLEETEEFKADSLKKELSEVLEQVSAEEEKDGFQAGREVEKSPYYLLAIYGPYLGKRYQVNFGETRIGRDSRLNDIVIRENRKGEVDPSISRRHATITYRDNKFYLSDKRSKSRTYLNQDMLSETDEWLITPGDEIEIVSDQQSTIFRFVAEGNWDFSFPRRAGAWWLRYRSLAMNVGAGVLTAIALVIGVLAWQARAIITHTPNPLQMQSKIFTKIDLTDLEKNTLKLSKSDLGIPPKPLLAHVNADKYIDLVVTKGNGTLVTIDGHSRRRLWQSSGIVLDHSFPATAADLNDDGNDDLVALTADAHLVAIDGLYGAEIWTSPFFESKIIGPPVVGRFDRNDSPDVAVMSTDGKLEIGYARIFKPEWVEVKMGLVTQAPLSTADLNKDGCDEILIGTDRGLVLIFDGAERRLAGTVDINLSLNKLKGSYNEDNQIRHPVGVADLNGDQRPDLVVSSIQGNLVSLDISERTPEGKIKARELWWSTLAPAGMPVTDFNYPFTLGDVDGDGRSDVVVVGADSSLVAFSGAGREGRQQTSLWRVSSGSILHLPALFDFNKDRHTDVVLVEQLGIIKVLDGRNGSTLWAEHKALKHPADMPLLGDVGANNTMDILVLNYDGTVNDFRSNRRVAAGTIVWGQRYADASNRAAVTYVERTTGPYDAMLLFSAAVIVLANLGNFLLRQQRRKFARS, from the coding sequence ATGCCCAAGCTGGTTCTGAAAAAAAAGGCGGAGGTGTTGGCGGAATTTCAATTGAAAGGTGCCAACACCGTTTTCACGGTTGGCTCCCAGGCCGGCAACGATGTGGTCATCGCCGACCGGCAGGTTTCGATGAACCATCTGCACATTGAGCGCCAGGGCAACCGGTACTTTGTGCGCGATCTGAAAAGTGCTTTCGGCACCCAGGTGAACAACCGCCGCATCCACGACCGCACGGAAATTCATGACGGCGATGTGATTCAAATCGGCGATCATACGCTGGTCTTTCGCAATCCCCTGGAGGCAGCAGAGGCGCCGGCTGGTGACCGGGCCGGTCGCAACCCGGCGAATGATTTTTGGAGCGACGTCAAAGACGCGGTGATCGACGTGATGCAGGGCGAGGCCACCAGCCCCGGCGAACCTGCAGCCGAGCCGCGCTTCTTCGATATTAACGAGCCCAGTGATCAGGATCGCATCAAACGACTGGAGGAGACCGAGGAGTTCAAAGCCGACAGTCTGAAGAAGGAACTCTCCGAGGTGCTGGAGCAAGTCTCTGCCGAGGAGGAGAAAGACGGCTTTCAAGCCGGCCGCGAGGTCGAGAAGTCGCCCTACTACCTGCTGGCGATTTACGGCCCGTATTTGGGCAAGCGCTATCAGGTCAATTTCGGCGAAACCCGCATCGGTCGCGACAGCCGGCTGAACGATATCGTGATCCGCGAGAATCGCAAAGGCGAGGTGGATCCCAGCATCTCACGCCGCCATGCCACCATCACCTATCGCGACAACAAATTCTACCTGAGCGACAAGCGCAGCAAAAGCCGCACGTATTTGAATCAGGACATGCTCAGCGAAACCGATGAGTGGCTGATCACACCCGGCGATGAGATCGAAATTGTGAGCGACCAGCAGAGCACGATTTTCCGCTTTGTCGCCGAGGGCAACTGGGATTTTTCCTTTCCCCGGCGTGCCGGCGCCTGGTGGCTGCGCTATCGCTCCCTGGCGATGAATGTCGGGGCTGGTGTGTTGACCGCCATCGCACTGGTTATCGGCGTGCTGGCGTGGCAGGCGCGCGCCATTATCACGCACACGCCCAATCCGCTGCAGATGCAAAGCAAGATTTTCACCAAAATCGACCTGACCGACCTGGAAAAAAATACCCTCAAGCTGTCCAAATCGGACCTGGGCATACCGCCCAAACCGTTGCTGGCGCATGTCAATGCCGACAAATACATCGATTTGGTGGTCACCAAAGGCAACGGCACGCTGGTGACCATTGACGGCCACAGCCGGCGCCGGCTCTGGCAATCCAGCGGCATCGTGCTGGATCACAGTTTCCCCGCCACCGCCGCCGACTTGAACGATGACGGCAATGATGATCTCGTCGCGCTGACCGCCGACGCGCATCTGGTGGCCATCGACGGCCTGTATGGCGCGGAGATTTGGACCAGCCCCTTCTTCGAATCCAAAATCATCGGACCGCCGGTGGTCGGTCGTTTCGATCGCAATGACAGTCCGGATGTGGCGGTGATGAGCACGGATGGCAAACTCGAGATCGGCTATGCCCGCATCTTTAAGCCCGAGTGGGTGGAGGTGAAAATGGGGCTGGTGACGCAGGCGCCGCTGTCCACCGCGGATTTGAACAAGGACGGCTGTGACGAAATTCTGATCGGCACCGATCGCGGGCTGGTGCTGATCTTCGATGGCGCCGAACGCCGCCTGGCCGGCACAGTCGACATCAATCTCAGTCTCAACAAACTGAAGGGCAGCTACAACGAAGACAATCAAATCCGTCATCCGGTGGGGGTTGCCGACCTCAACGGCGACCAGCGCCCGGATCTGGTGGTTTCCAGCATTCAGGGCAACCTGGTCTCCCTCGACATTTCGGAGCGGACGCCGGAGGGCAAAATCAAAGCACGGGAATTGTGGTGGAGCACGCTGGCACCCGCCGGCATGCCGGTGACCGACTTCAATTATCCATTCACTTTGGGGGATGTGGATGGTGATGGCCGCAGCGACGTGGTGGTGGTGGGTGCGGACAGCTCGCTGGTGGCGTTTTCCGGCGCCGGCCGCGAGGGCCGGCAGCAAACGAGTTTGTGGCGGGTCAGCAGTGGTTCGATTCTTCATTTGCCGGCGCTGTTCGACTTCAACAAGGATCGCCACACCGATGTCGTACTGGTGGAGCAATTGGGCATCATCAAGGTTCTCGATGGCCGGAATGGCAGCACGCTGTGGGCGGAACACAAGGCGCTCAAGCATCCCGCCGACATGCCGTTGCTGGGCGATGTCGGCGCCAACAATACCATGGACATTCTGGTGCTCAACTATGACGGGACGGTGAACGATTTTCGCAGCAACCGCCGCGTGGCTGCCGGCACCATCGTCTGGGGCCAGCGCTATGCCGATGCCAGCAATCGCGCCGCCGTCACTTATGTCGAACGCACCACCGGCCCCTATGATGCCATGCTGCTCTTCAGTGCCGCCGTCATTGTGCTGGCGAATCTCGGCAATTTCCTGCTGCGCCAGCAGCGGCGCAAATTTGCCAGGAGCTGA